Proteins co-encoded in one Eschrichtius robustus isolate mEscRob2 chromosome 8, mEscRob2.pri, whole genome shotgun sequence genomic window:
- the LOC137768888 gene encoding LOW QUALITY PROTEIN: protein transport protein Sec61 subunit alpha-like (The sequence of the model RefSeq protein was modified relative to this genomic sequence to represent the inferred CDS: inserted 2 bases in 1 codon), producing MGIRFLEVIKPFCAVLPEIQKPERKIQFREKVLWTAITXFIFLVCCQIPLFGIMSSDSADPFYWMRVILAFNRGTLMELGISPIVTSGLIMQLLAEAKIIEVGDIPKDRALFIGAPKLSGMIITIGQGIVYVMTDVYGDPAEMGAGICLLIIIQFVAGLIVLLLDELLQKGYGLGSGISLFIATIFCETIVWKAFSPTTINSGRGTEFEGAVIAVFHLLATRTDKGRALREAFYRQNLPNLMNLMATVFVFAVIYFQGFRVDLPIKSAQYRGQYSSYPKLFYTSNIPIILQSALVSNLYVISQFVFKC from the exons ATGGGCATCAGATTTTTAGAAGTTATCAAACCTTTCTGTGCAGTTCTACCAGAAATTCAGAAACCTGAAAGGAAAATCCAGTTTAGAGAGAAGGTACTATGGACTGCTATAAC CTTCATCTTCTTAGTATGTTGTCAGATACCACTATTTGGAATCATGTCATCAGATTCTGCAGATCCTTTCTACTGGATGAGAGTTATTCTTGCATTCAACAGAGGAACTTTAATGGAATTGGGTATATCCCCAATTGTAACATCTGGTTTGATTATGCAGTTGTTAGCTGAAGCCAAAATCATTGAAGTTGGAGATATACCCAAAGACAGAGCCCTATTCATTGGAGCCCCAAAACTATCTGGTATGATCATTACCATTGGGCAAGGCATTGTGTATGTCATGACGGACGTGTATGGGGATCCCGCTGAAATGGGTGCTGGAATCTGTCTCCTTATCATCATTCAGTTTGTTGCTGGTTTGATTGTGCTGCTGTTAGATGAGCTGCTACAGAAGGGTTACGGCTTGGGGTCTGGGATTTCCCTCTTTATTGCCACCATCTTCTGTGAAACCATTGTCTGGAAGGCCTTTAGTCCCACTACCATTAACAGTGGCAGAGGTACTGAGTTTGAGGGTGCAGTCATAGCTGTCTTTCATTTACTGGCCACCAGGACAGACAAAGGTCGAGCTCTAAGGGAGGCTTTCTATCGTCAGAATTTACCCAATCTCATGAACCTCATGGCTACAGTTTTTGTGTTTGCTGTTATATATTTTCAGGGATTTCGTGTGGATCTTCCCATTAAGTCGGCCCAGTACCGAGGGCAGTACAGCAGCTACCCCAAGCTCTTCTACACCTCCAACATCCCCATCATCCTGCAGTCGGCCCTGGTGTCCAACCTGTATGTTATTTCCCAG TTTGTTTTCAAGTGCTGA